In one Magallana gigas chromosome 7, xbMagGiga1.1, whole genome shotgun sequence genomic region, the following are encoded:
- the LOC105326154 gene encoding protein patched homolog 1: MRSRKKPEREVDEDLVTRTSWVNAELAYKHVKKGKADGSPSALWLRMHIQRYMFKIGGFIQIHCGKVLFVGILLLSLCCIGLKTTSLQTDVEKLWVEEGGRLEQELEYTRTTVGEGRGTTSQLVIQTPRADSNILTVPSLQFHLQTLLKVVDISVDMFDVTWKFHDLCYLPEFPKTEGSFIDNIIERLLPCVIITPLDCFWDGAKLLGPDHSVHIDFGLPIKWTSLDPLGFVQAYRAKYPTYSDAALIEEVMNKSGISRGYLDKPCLDPYDPECPRSAPNKAERSVPDVGATMTGGCSGISTKYMHWDEDLIVGGVRKNRTGHIVRGEALQSIVQLMAEKELYQYWSESYKTHSIGWSVEKAKAVLEAWQRKFTQVVNNAQNGTNGNEIYGFSSVSLADIMKEFSSLSPTRVALGYVLMVFYACISLLRWNNGVQSQSGVGVAGVLLVALSVAAGLGICAVLGISFNAATTQIIPFLALGLGVDDIFLMAHTYGENSANKHIDFNDQTAECLKRTGVSVFLTSVTNILAFLSASIIPIPALRAFSLQASILIFFNLFSVLLIYPAICSIDLYRKDDKRIDIFCCFQSFAEAKDTVIELQPPKQNDLYDLKEPSPPPSYNDSLPPSYSSVVKHNTVARSLEEGGTATTLATPSVIDLPSSEGIFSCRSRSLAAVCPSTTSSRQCLTPAHENISCAQRFVRYQRHILNSNLDSFARNVYGPFIKKAYVKVFSIVGFIVLLCVSVYGIVHVKNGLDLTEIVPKHTPEYQFLTAQSKYFGFFNIYLVTKSGVDYPNNQRLLTQYHRSFQSVDKIIKREDGSLPNFWLDLFRQWLQDLQRSFDAEYAEGRVTQQDWRPNASDSAILAYKLLIQTGDVDNPIDKSRIPSTRLVDSEGIISPDAFYNYLTAWVSNDAMAYASSQANFHPEPKIWLHDALDRDFKVPKAQPLTYTQLAFYLSDQTSTEVILDTIKAIREICDTYTDRGLPNYPSGVPFTFWEQYINLRFYLGMAVLCILLVTFVVLTLVLLNPWLATVIVVVLTMMVVELFGFMGLSDIRLSAVPAVILIVSVGIGVEFTVHIAVGFLTSIGSRNKRMTMSLDHMFAPVVHGAISTLLGIVMLAGAEFQFVVKYFFNVLSALIVIGLLNGLLLLPILLSLFGPKAEIRPKNDEDRLPTPSPEPSPKPVKKKSSSVSRSRGSGRHFYPRIPSDVSLTTITEEPSQYSSHEIVVEPEVVVETTTVPTNPGSISSSDDESRGERPPPSMSSAPQTHHITRVKATATVKVEVHTPIPGAVESINHDHVYKSKRRKNRDPEAPESDSGSKS, translated from the exons AGGGGGGAAGACTAGAACAGGAGTTAGAGTACACCCGGACGACGGTGGGGGAGGGGCGGGGCACGACGAGTCAGCTGGTCATCCAGACCCCCAGGGCGGACTCCAACATCCTGACCGTGCCCTCTCTACAGTTCCATCTACAGACCCTGCTCAAAGTGGTGGACATCTCGGTCGACATGTTTGACGT AACCTGGAAATTCCACGACCTCTGCTATCTCCCGGAGTTTCCCAAAACGGAGGGAAGTTTCATAGACAAC ATCATCGAGAGACTGCTACCCTGTGTCATCATTACTCCCTTGGACTGTTTCTGGGACGGCGCTAAGTTGCTCGGACCTGACCATTCTGTCCACATAGATTT TGGTCTCCCCATAAAATGGACCAGCCTGGACCCACTAGGATTCGTACAGGCGTACCGAGCTAAGTACCCCACCTACTCCGACGCCGCCCTTATTGAGGAGGTCATGAACAAG TCCGGGATTTCCCGTGGGTACCTTGATAAACCTTGCCTGGACCCGTACGACCCCGAGTGTCCAAGATCTGCTCCTAATAAAGCAGAGAGATCT GTCCCGGATGTCGGAGCTACGATGACCGGGGGCTGTTCCGGGATCTCCACAAAGTACATGCATTGGGACGAGGATCTGATTGTTGGGGGCGTGAGAAAGAACAGAACGGGACATATTGTTCG GGGTGAAGCTCTTCAGTCTATCGTACAATTAATGGCCGAGAAAGAACTGTACCAGTACTGGTCTGAGAGCTACAAGACTCACAGCATTGGATGGTCGGTGGAGAAAGCAAAGGCAGTACTGGAGGCATGGCAGCGGAAGTTCACACAGGTCGTCAATAACGCACAAAACGGAACGAATGGAAATGAAATTTACGGGTTTTCGTCTGTATCTCTGGCAGACATTATGAAAGAATTTTCTAGTCTCAGTCCTACGAGGGTAGCGTTAGGATATGTTCTGATG GTATTTTACGCGTGCATCTCTCTACTGAGGTGGAATAATGGCGTCCAGTCCCAGAGCGGTGTGGGCGTGGCAGGTGTTCTGTTGGTCGCGTTGTCGGTGGCAGCAGGACTCGGAATCTGCGCAGTGCTGGGAATCAGTTTCAATGCCGCTACTACACAA ATCATTCCTTTCTTGGCGCTGGGTCTGGGAGTGGACGATATCTTTTTAATGGCGCACACCTACGGAGAGAATTCGGCCAACAAGCACATAGATTTCAAC GACCAGACGGCCGAGTGCTTGAAGAGGACAGGTGTGTCGGTGTTTCTGACATCCGTGACAAACATCCTGGCCTTTCTGTCCGCGTCCATCATCCCCATCCCGGCACTTAGAGCTTTCTCACTTCAG gcTTCCATTCTCatctttttcaatttgttcAGCGTCCTTTTGATTTATCCAGCCATATGTAGTATAGACTTATACAGGAAAGATGATAAAAGGATAGATATTTTCTGCTGTTTTCAAAG CTTTGCTGAAGCCAAAGACACTGTGATTGAACTCCAGCCGCCCAAACAGAACGATCTTTATGATCTTAAAGAACCAAGCCCACCCCCTAGTTACAACGATTCCCTCCCCCCGAGTTACAGCTCTGTGGTCAAACACAACACGGTGGCCCGCTCGCTGGAGGAGGGGGGTACCGCCACAACCCTTGCCACGCCCTCTGTCATTGACCTCCCGTCGTCGGAGGGGATCTTCTCGTGTCGCTCGCGCTCTCTAGCGGCTG TGTGTCCTTCCACTACATCTTCTAGACAGTGCCTGACGCCGGCGCACGAGAACATATCGTGTGCCCAGCGGTTTGTGCGCTACCAAAGACATATACTTAACTCAAATCTGGACTCTTTTGCCAGAAATGTGTATGGGCCTTTCATCAAAAAGGCTTATGTAAaa GTATTCTCTATTGTtggatttattgttttattgtgtGTGAGTGTTTATGGAATTGTACATGTGAAGAACGGTCTAGACTTGACAGAAATTGTGCCAAAACACACCCCGGAGTACCAGTTCCTGACCGCTCAGTCTAAGTACTTCGGCTTCTTTAACATTTACCTGGTCACCAAGAGTGGAGTGGACTACCCCAACAACCAGAGGCTGTTAACTCAGTACCACCGGTCTTTCCAATCTGTGGACAAAATCATCAAACGGGAGGATGGGTCACTCCCCAATTTTTGGTTGGATCTCTTCCGACAGTGGCTACAAG ACCTCCAGAGATCCTTTGACGCAGAGTACGCGGAGGGGCGGGTCACTCAGCAAGACTGGCGGCCCAACGCCTCGGACAGCGCCATCCTCGCCTACAAGCTGCTGATACAGACAGGGGACGTGGACAACCCCATAGACAAGAGTCGA ATCCCCAGTACCAGACTGGTGGATTCAGAGGGGATAATTTCTCCAGATGCGTTTTATAATTACCTGACGGCCTGGGTATCCAACGACGCCATGGCGTATGCCTCGTCACAAGCCAACTTTCACCCAGAACCCAAAATCTGGCTGCACGATGCTTTAGATCGtgattttaaag TACCCAAAGCCCAGCCGCTAACCTACACACAGCTGGCGTTCTATCTGAGTGACCAGACTTCCACAGAGGTCATTCTGGACACTATCAAG GCAATCCGTGAGATCTGCGACACTTACACGGACCGGGGTCTGCCTAATTACCCCAGCGGGGTCCCGTTCACGTTCTGGGAGCAGTACATCAACCTGCGCTTCTACCTGGGTATGGCCGTCCTCTGTATTCTATTGGTCACCTTCGTGGTCCTCACCCTGGTGCTGCTCAACCCCTGGCTCGCCACCGTGATT GTAGTCGTACTGACTATGATGGTCGTGGAGCTGTTCGGGTTTATGGGTCTGTCCGACATCCGTCTGAGCGCCGTCCCGGCAGTCATTCTGATCGTCAGTGTGGGGATAGGGGTGGAGTTCACAGTCCACATAGCCGTG GGCTTTTTGACGTCCATTGGATCCAGAAACAAGAGAATGACCATGTCCCTGGACCACATGTTTGCCCCGGTCGTTCACGGAGCTATATCCACCCTCCTGGGTATCGTCATGCTGGCGGGGGCCGAGTTCCAGTTCGTGGTCAA GTACTTCTTTAACGTTCTGTCCGCCCTGATCGTCATCGGTCTGTTGAACGGACTTCTTCTGCTGCCCATCCTTCTGTCGCTGTTTGGACCCAAAGCTGAG ATCAGACCTAAGAATGACGAGGACAGACTCCCGACTCCGTCACCAGAGCCCTCCCCCAAACCCGTTAAAAAGAAATCGTCTTCTGTATCCCGATCCCGAGGAAGTGGGCGCCATTTCTACCCTCGGATTCCCTCGGACGTTTCCCTTACCACCATCACAGAGGAGCCCAGTCAGTACTCCTCGCATGAGATCGTGGTGGAACCGGAAGTGGTCGTGGAGACCACCACTGTTCCGACCAATCCCGGTTCGATTTCGAGTAGTGACGATGAGAGTCGGGGGGAGAGGCCGCCACCGTCCATGTCGTCTGCTCCTCAAACTCATCACATAACAAGGGTCAAAGCCACCGCCACAGTCAAAGTGGAAGTCCACACACCTATTCCAG GTGCTGTGGAGAGTATAAATCACGATCATGTTTACAAAAGTAAAAGGCGGAAGAACAGGGACCCAGAAGCTCCGGAGTCGGACTCTGGGAGTAAATCATAG